The window ATATTTGGGAGAGGACCATGGAAACCCCACAAGAAGCCTTTTGTGGGCAGTGATGGTGGATCTCACAGGACAGGGACAAAAGAGTGTGTGGGgtagtttgtgtgtgtgtgtgtgtggaggtTCCTCTTTCTGAAAGGAAGAGTTCGGAGAGCCCACCACCCCCATGAGTGCAATGTGGTGGTTTGATTGATCTTTGAGAGTCATGCTTGGAGGACCACAGAGGGACTTTTGTACTGCTGCCAGGGGAAGTTTTACTGTCTTGTTACTGCATCTTCCTCCGGTGGAGGAATGGCCACTTCTTGTCGCCATAGATCTCTCATTGGGAGCTCACCAGGGTTTGTGGGACTGATGGGGGACTTCTTGCTGAAGAACTCTGCTCTTGCTGAGTGAGAATATGTACTATTTGCCCTGTTACTGCATCATTTTGAGTGGAGGAATcacctacctctctctctctctctctctctctctcaaagctAACCATTCATTGTTTTTTCTCTCCCTTGTCGACAATGAAGTTATAGGAAGTAATTTTCCTCGGAGCACAGTGCAGGTTGAGTTGGATGCTGGACTAGCATCACTGGCTATGGTTACAAATGAGTATAACTATGCATGTGTGACTATGTTTGATAATAGTTTGATCAATATATTTGTCCCATCTAATATATTAAATACATATTTAACCAGAATTTtgcaggttatatatatatatatatatatatatatatatatatatatatatatatatatatatatatatatatatatatatatatatatatatggtgaagTTACATTTTTTATAATCTAAATTTGGCAAAATCTAGGACAATCTATTATCTAAACTTCAATTATGTCAAAAAAGAGAGAAatcattttaatattatataataaaagtCTGTTATTTCTACACATGTAAATTCCAAAAACAACATATAAACCCTGCAAAATCTAGTAtaacatcaaaaaattcttatctACTAAGATAGTTTAGTCCACAATTCTTACACATACATTTGGATTATATTCTTACCATGACTAATGTTTCTAAACATGTGTTATGTTCCTCTTGGTGTTGCAAAGAACTCCTTTAGCAAGTGCTATTATTCATGCTTGATGACAATTACAAACATATTCTGTGATCACAAGTTATATAAAACAGTGTTGCCATCACTTGGAAGCAAATAGAACCTTTATACCAAACATATTGGTTGCATTTTAAGGTCAAGTGCACCAAAACATGCAAGCTACTATAGAAGAATAGATTGGAACAAATATGTACTTGAGTCTGACACATGGTGTTCTAACAGAGGCACCACAATCAAGCTAGCAGATACCAAGAATATACATCTGGTTTGCTCTTCCAAACAACAACATATTATTGTCAATCCTTACAGTCCTTTTTATACTCACAAAACCATGCATCCAACTAAATGGCCACACCATCTACTGATTCAACTTCCAGGGGGCATCATCACACATTGACTAGATCAGCACTGTGGCTCTTGTTGCTGCTCCGCTGTGTTGTTAACCTTGATCTCCAGTAGCCGCTCTACCGGCTGCCTGCATATCGGGCATCGGTTTGTCTGGAACCTGAGAACCTTTGCGCAGTTGCTGCACATGCACTGCAACAAAGCCAACAAAGGAAAATTAGTTCATGCCAGCAAAAGTTTGATTGTGAAAAGCTGATTCATTTCCCACAGCTTCAAAGATCACAAAGTGGTATATACTTCAACATATGAACTTAATATGAAACATTTAGACATTtctattgagagagagagagagagagatcgagagTCCAAGATGGCATGCTTtacattttttatgattatagtTAGCAAGGTCACAGTGGTTTCAGCTTCCTAGGCTTAATCCTTAAAATTCAGATATTACAAGCTGCCAGTGTTGTGATGGACGATAAGCATGCCAAACATGCAGCAGAATAACTTGAAGTGACTGATTCACCGAGTATAACATGAGCAGATACAGAAAAAAGTATAAACTTATGATGTGCTAACCTATAAGAAGTAATTAAAAGCCAACTTTTTATTAGCTACAGATATCTAATGCATCTTTATGAGATGGTTCAAATCCACAAGTAGAAAAGGTAAGTGGATTGAGATTTTTTCAGTAAAAATTTGGTGTGGTGCGAATCCAAAAACTTAGCTTGAGCTAAGTCAACTTGAATTTCAAAATGCATAAGCTACATAATGAAAACCAGCTCTCTGAATGGCGTGAATGAAAACAATTCAAAAGTGGAGAGAAGAAATTAATAACGCAAATACCTTGGTTTACAACTCAAACTAATCAAATTTGAATGTCAAGATATTACAAAAATTTTGAATGCAATTTGATTTAATGTACCTTCACAGAAGCTTATTGGCAACATTCATGATATAGGGGTGGGAAATGCATATCAAAAGTTTAACAGATACAAAAGCAAGTACAAAAGTTTTCCTAGCTAACATGCTGATTTATATAGTTCACCTTCCCATTTGACCGAAACTACTTTTTAAATACCATGTACTACCATGGAGCAATGTTAAACGATAACAAATGAACCTAAGACCAAAAGGAAGCAGCAGGATGACTTTGATTTTTGCCATCAAAACATACACACAGAAGAAATAATGATTATGCTGCCAATATCCATGATATTGCAGAATTTAGAAGCATACAAGGTGAATTAAATTTTTACGACGGTCAAAGTCACCATTAACTATTAATGCATTCCTTTCTAACATGACTAACAACTAGCATCCAATCTCTCTATGAACCAAAATTACCTTCTGAACACTACTGTTGTTAGATTTCTGGAAAATGTTGGCTATAAAAACTAGCATAAACAAGGACTATTTACAGAGTTAAAACTTTGACTTACCATGTGTCTGCAAGGGAGGACAGTGGTATCACGTGGTTCCGAAAGACAAATCACACATTCTTTTCCTGGGTCATTCCCATCAGTGTCATTATCAACCGAGTTCCCTATGCCATAAATCTCCTGCAGTTCATACCTGGTTTGGTTCACCCACAAGATCTGCTTCACCACACGAACATTATACTCACAGTTCTCTTTCTTCTCAAACACAGCCTGGGTAATTTGTGAGTTCGGAATTTCTAATTTCTGGTTCTCACCAACTGGCCCTTGATTACCAGACAGAGAAGCTTCTGCTTTTACAGCAAGGGGATACATACCCAGTTCTCCCCCTTTCATCAACTCGGCCTCATCAAAAATTGAGAAGTCAATTCCTGTCCCAGATGGTTGCCTGAACCTCTGACCCAAACCTTCCTTGAAAGATACTGTGACCGGTGCAAGCAAGTCCTCCTTTGTTGCAGTCACGTCACAATCTGTACCTTCTTTTGCAAAGAAGAACACAGTGATGCTGTTTACAGAAATTTTATAAACAACACAATGTTCAGATAAACTATTCTAAGGTATCATTGCATATTAAAATAAGTTACAAATAGGAGATACAGTATGAAGTATAAAGAGGTCATGTACTAATAGCGGTATGATATTAggttattatcttttaaattgaTCATTCCTGATCCAATAGCACAGGGTCAAAGATCCTATTCTATCTTCAACAAAAATCTAGGACAAGATGGAATCACCGGGAAAGTGGTGCTAGCGAGTCAATGTCACGGATCATATAGGACAGGACATGGCCTAAAGAATGTGGATCTGAAAGCAGGGATTGAAGTAAAACTAGAACCATGCTAGAGGAGTGTGAGAAGGAGTTCGACACTCCATAATACACTCAAACCTGGCATTTGGTCCTCCATGAGCTCGGTCCCTTTTCCTTGACTTTTTCCAGAGGCCACATCAGCCTTGGACACTAGCATTGGTAGAGACAACAAGTGCTGAGATTCATGTATAATTGTATTCATTTTTTACCAAGAAATTCTTGTTTGACTGCTGTAAAATGTATCTCCATTTTCCTACAGAATGGTTAAATCTATTAATCTACTCACTCAAAGCTTAATGTTATGATTTAAGTTACAGTGATACAGGTGATACTTATATATTTGCTTTTTTCTTTTGTCATGCTTATAGCGTGCCAGGTTATGTGGTGTCAGTGCAGCATAGAAACCAACATGAACTATTCAACGTACTGGCGTGCCATGTCAAGTCGCAACTTCTATCCTCATTCAAAAatctgatattagcaaacttgagaTTGAGAAATTCTAATATAAGGAGACTGAACTTTGTATTCATTTCCAAGATTCATAGAAGCTGAGATTTGTATGTTACACTTCCACAAGCTGAGATTTGTATGTTACACTTCCACATGGCAGTTAAGCGAGCTAGTAGCACACACATGAACATGCATACATCTAATGGTTTATATAGGTGTAGAATGGTATCCATGTTTTGAGGCAGCTCTTTATTGAGAGCATCAATAgggaaggaagagagagaagtCCATTCTACATCAACTTCTGAACTTAAAAAAGAAGTTATTTATGAAAGAGAAAAGTCAATCCTAATGGAAAATCGAGAAGATTAGGTCATATTCACAATAAATATGTTCCCATCTTGCTTGATTCTCAACTGAAAGCAGTTTATAGTTGACCGGACCATCCTTGGTATAtagaaaattataattttctaTATCCTTTGGTACGAGGAGAGGTAGagtaagatttaaaaaaaattaatagaatctataaataaagatttaagtactctgaacttaattaaacatatggCTTCTTACCGATCTCAATGACGGAAAAAGATTCATGTAATCAATCATAAATAGTTGGGATTTAcggtgttgttgttgttgttgttgttgccgtTCTTGTAGTACAGTTGAAGACATTTTGTTTTCAGGAAATAGTGTTGAACGCATGTAATGAATTATTTATCATTAAGATTATCAGCAAGGTTAAAGCATGAAGAAAACTCTTGTCAGCTTTACAAGAATCTAAAACTATGTCATCTAACAGTACCTCACAACAAAGGAGAGGTTGCCAAAATACAATTCTTTTTTGAGCACGCCAAGTTCAACTCATATGGCCATACTTCGTTAGAAATGTTGGATTAATCTCACCAGCAAAGTCCAAAATTTTTTTTGAAGGATACGAAGAGAAGGGcgtcaaacatatatatatgtacgagCAATTATTTTCTATAGGCACAAGAAAGGTGGAAAGGAGGAACACCACCTTCCTGCAACGGTGGCATCGAACGTGAAGGCCACAAGGAATCGACCAGCGTTCTGCTCATCGGGCTCGACCCTGAGAGTCTCCTTCTTGATATTAATGTCGTTCCTGATGGTGACGGCCTTCTGGTGCTCAACGTACGTaagcggaggaggaggggggcCGTATGGCGGATACCTCCCGCCGCCCACCCACCCCGGGTGGTGGGTCGGATACTCTCCATTGGGCCCGACGCCTCCGCCGCCGCGGTGGTGGTGATCGAATGACGCAAAAGGGGGCACCGGCATcgccggtggcggcggcggaTAGTACCCGTACTGGTAGTACTGAGGGGGGTTAGGGCCGGGGTACTGCGGCGGGTAAGGCGTCACGGCGGCGAACACGTAGCGGTTGGCGGACGCCTCCGGCGgctgctgcggctgcggcggttgtGGAGCAGGCGAAGGACCGAAAGGGAGCGgatggtggtggtgatgatggtGACGGCCGGAGTTCCTCCGCCGaacactaccaaccccggcgccgtcgccgcctccgccgttGCCGCTGCTCCCGGCGTTCCCCATTCGGCAACGAAATACAGATCGGGATCAGCTTCTCGCCTCGGCAAAATCTGACGGCTTTCAGGGATCAAGGAGAAGAACAGTAAAATTATACAAAGATCCGTTCTTGCAGCGATTTGATATCCAATTTAGGCGATTCCTCACAATCCAAACGGGGGTGGGGGAAAggaggaaagaagaggaggaacgcCAGGATGGAAGCCAGCACAAAACTTTCCCAAATCCACAACATTTTTACAAATGGGTCCTAATAATTTCAGAAATTATCAAAAAAAGCCCTTTCTTTTTCGGCTTCTAAAGGTTCTATGTGTGAGTCCCCTAGAAGATTATAATTTCCAAAGAGGTCCCTCTCTGGGCGGGGGCGGGCgttaccgagagagagagagagagagataggggcCTCCTTGCAAGATTCCCGAAATGAGTAGCTGAGGGACGCGTCGTCCGGTGGAGCGGATGTCGAGGAGATGGAGCCCATGTTTTTTGCAACAAAATGATGGTGTCCATGGTTTTGATGCAAAAAACATATGCTTGGATTGATAGATTCGATGAAAGTTAAGAATATTCTATCTATTATTATTCctaaataattataatttgatCCACTTGTTCGTCAACAATAAGAGCTCTGTCTGACTTCAAGTCAAAATCAGAATCATAAAATCTAACTCGCCAATACTAACATGAGATGAGTAATGATGTCGTCAGATTTTGATCATCAATCTGATTTAATCAAATTGATTTAACATAATTTATATTTGGAACACTCATGTATTTGTAAGAGAGAAAGAAGTTTTAGAATAGATTGTCACTTAAATGATAGAAAATGATTCTATTCTATATCTCCGATTTGCGCTTAAAAAATAACGCTGGTATCTTGTTTCATTTAATTCGAGAAAGAAAAAAACATCTATATCTAGTGATAGGGCATACAGTAACGACACACGCCCTCAGGTAGTGATCCACAGTCACATCATCGTCAGGGGTCCTATAGAGCCAAGGTGACACAACAAGTCGAATTCAGATCGATGTCATGCGTGGTACACTGAGCGATATGATATTATCTCGAAAAATTTGAGGTGGTGTCGCTCGGCGTCAACTCATAGGATGTGATCCCGAAAAGCTCAGGACAATGCCGCAAGGTACGTGGCCCCTTAGAAAGCCCGAGGCGATGCCATTTGGCACCGATCTGTGTGGGCAATCGACGCCCACATGGTAATTACGAGTCCGCCCCAATGGTCGATGGTCACTAATCGATCGAGTACGATTGACTCTGTACACATGTATAAAAACTCACCCCCTAGTAAGTGTAAAGGGGGGGAAAACTCGAAGACAGAAGGCTAACTTAATATTCGAAGGGGTTAGGTCGAGAAATCTCTCGATCTCGACCTACGTGTAGGGATCCGACTATCACACGATGAGATGCCAGACACGGGAAGACCGACGTTCATCTTTGCTACCCGAACGTTACACCGGACAACCTTGCGCATCTGAAG of the Musa acuminata AAA Group cultivar baxijiao chromosome BXJ3-2, Cavendish_Baxijiao_AAA, whole genome shotgun sequence genome contains:
- the LOC135631721 gene encoding probable E3 ubiquitin-protein ligase LUL2, translating into MGNAGSSGNGGGGDGAGVGSVRRRNSGRHHHHHHHPLPFGPSPAPQPPQPQQPPEASANRYVFAAVTPYPPQYPGPNPPQYYQYGYYPPPPPAMPVPPFASFDHHHRGGGGVGPNGEYPTHHPGWVGGGRYPPYGPPPPPLTYVEHQKAVTIRNDINIKKETLRVEPDEQNAGRFLVAFTFDATVAGSITVFFFAKEGTDCDVTATKEDLLAPVTVSFKEGLGQRFRQPSGTGIDFSIFDEAELMKGGELGMYPLAVKAEASLSGNQGPVGENQKLEIPNSQITQAVFEKKENCEYNVRVVKQILWVNQTRYELQEIYGIGNSVDNDTDGNDPGKECVICLSEPRDTTVLPCRHMCMCSNCAKVLRFQTNRCPICRQPVERLLEIKVNNTAEQQQEPQC